Proteins co-encoded in one Drosophila biarmipes strain raj3 unplaced genomic scaffold, RU_DBia_V1.1 ptg000017l, whole genome shotgun sequence genomic window:
- the LOC108026830 gene encoding histone-lysine N-methyltransferase SETD1 isoform X1 → MYTSITLALHMQDIRDNTLISTSNSNHVTVLSNTKMPRNFKLLADPQLVKCSARLYRYDGVVPGDPAYSTITPRDPRNPLTRIRARPVDPLLLRIPRFVIDSDYVGQPPAIEVTLVNLNDNIDKQFLSNMLDKCGTSDEINIYHHPTTNKHMGIARIVFESTKGARQFVEKYNQKSVMGKVLNVFCDPFGIILKKTLHNLTNPIVAKPLKGIKMTQQSTLMHVATQDDEFSRMENKAGNLVKCAYTSFQSEIEERARDRNWDRDKERERDRHFKDRSRRSEEQSYDREMREKYQTSVRHERNIYRRRSRDISPEILRNRLFMTKERVRDPDSLPREYCRSRERDSFRESKRSRDKCRDQFREKRGHRYNSSKDRDYREKEIDLNNHRYSKRGSLHEYAETDVRSSTNTKKQYYSGLSGSSLSDESYGFNNYSYSSIENVQTWPDHTRWTAPQSNLQPFLPPPPPPEEEENWDNELDSKLTTQCANEKLQSPKATNINYVSTIKTATESNFEPGNVDLDTRIALIFKGKTFGNAPPFLQMDSSDSDTDKKQDVFFDNNSDSNKSDKKIKSLERNMKSLKQPNGASDISSDEEILMRKDRSKNIFTSEKEKNDDNMSLSSLSSHEDPIQSVLALEDEEYKRPIVTSSYMYPNSSDQNHLYYHSSSYGHYPSGIPPDSSFTSRFAAYIQSDYLKGVGSFHFDSFAEPYDYHMNNVSDQNDGIPLKVKKVINYIVEELKQILKRDVNKRMIEITAFKHFETWWDEHTLKFRSKPLADIADSTTSNFIKETTHNEKPPDINHLINTQREITDFQTFSSVSLRAAMPKLPSFRRIRKLSSPIPDLGTFLERDLSDQEEMVQRSDSEKEDSNMGSSDTTARSNSKNEVSNHDSDTKPQIIGLNSKRKGSASSFFSSSSSSSEYEGDKCGEKERTSEEDIQEKHNQKNHHLRKKNIKKRNRGILRDNERNVFTDSDEYMKHDIKQRTKISNIYSDTDEENEDTKLKNLLPSLQENKISSIPSDLEDISKDSCCELGENDIEPTYISEQQSSPKTNEERRRSLTPVPPPGYNEEDIQTITECKRKSVFEYDRIYSDSEEEREYQEKRRRNTEYMAQIEREFLEEQEKKFEAVLDKKLPLSNPVSENRMSSIYMNEGTSTLQINSGFTTLNNNINIETDKDDESDANKNTDIVLNGCYQICENSKNETKIFQSPASSDGGSSQASQASQVALEHCYSLPPDSQIVPFGAISPGPLHDSKTMLDRKSDDIIIVDQISKSGPGRPRKDTIRSQRKKKDSISRMPNVKNKIAPIKDLMTELARKAVHFVPCEVFKARDQNEEMVILYTFLTKGIDSEDINFIKMSYSDHLQKEPYAMFLNNTHWIDHCTTDRAFWPPPQKKRRKDDELLRHKTGCARTEGFYKLDLREKAKHKYHHAKANTEDSHSEDRSDEPTALTNHHHNKLISKMQGISREARSNQRRLLTAFGSMGESELLKFNQLKFRKKQLKFAKSAIHDWGLFAMEPIAADEMVIEYVGQMIRPVVADLRETKYEAIGIGSSYLFRIDMETIIDATKCGNLARFINHSCNPNCYAKVITIESEKKIVIYSKQPIGINEEITYDYKFPLEEEKIPCLCGAQGCRGTLN, encoded by the exons ATGTACACATCGATCACATTGGCCTTACAT ATGCAGGACATTCGTGATAATACCCTCATCAGCACTTCCAACAGCAACCATGTTACGGTTCTGTCCAACACGAAAATGCCCcgcaattttaaactattagCTGATCCGCAGTTGGTAAAATGTAGCGCCAGACTATACCGTTACGATGGCGTTGTGCCCGGAGACCCGGCCTAttcaacaataacaccaaGGGATCCGCGGAATCCACTAACTCGCATACGTGCCAGGCCAGTTGATCCACTTTTACTTCGTATTCCTAG ATTTGTCATTGATTCAGACTATGTGGGGCAGCCACCTGCAATCGAAGTTACTCTggttaatttaaatgataacATCGACAAGCAGTTTCTTTCTAACATGTTGGACAAGTGTGGTACCTccgatgaaataaatatttaccatCATCCAACTACAAATAAACATATGGGTATTGCTCGTATAGTGTTTGAAAGTACAAAGGGAGCAAGGCAGTTTGTTGAGAAATACAATCAAAAATCGGTAATGGGAAAG GTCTTAAATGTGTTTTGCGACCCTTTTggtataattttaaagaaaacgcTTCATAATCTTACAAATCCTATTGTGGCAAAACCATTGAAAGGAATTAAAATGACGCAACAGTCGACTTTAATGCATGTTGCTACCCAAGATGACGAATTTAGCCGAATGGAAAACAAAGCTGGAAATCTAGTAAAATGTGCATACACCTCCTTTCAAAGTGAAATAGAAGAGCGCGCACGGGATCGAAACTGGGATCGCGATAAGGAAAGGGAAAGAGATCGCCACTTTAAGGATAGGAGTCGACGCTCAGAAGAGCAAAGTTATGATCGTGAAATGCGAGAAAAGTACCAAACCTCTGTAAGACATGAACGTAATATCTACCGTCGGCGCTCTAGAGATATAAGCCCAGAAATTCTGCGTAATAGATTGTTCATGACAAAGGAAAGAGTTAGAGACCCAGATTCACTTCCGCGCGAGTATTGTCGTTCCAGGGAACGAGATTCATTTCGTGAATCTAAAAGGTCTCGTGACAAATGCCGAGACCAATTCAGAGAAAAAAGAGGACATCGTTATAATTCATCAAAAGATCGAGATTATCGCGAAAAAGAAATCGATCTTAACAACCATAGGTATTCTAAGCGCGGTTCCCTACATGAATATGCAGAGACTGATGTTAGAAGCTcaacaaacacaaaaaaacaatACTATTCCGGACTTTCAGGTTCCAGTTTGTCTGATGAAAGTTACGGATTTAATAATTATTCTTACTCTTCGATCGAAAATGTTCAGACATGGCCAGACCATACAAGATGGACAGCTCCACAGTCAAACCTCCAGCCTTTTCTGCCTCCTCCACCACCTCCAGAAGAGGAAGAAAATTGGGATAATGAACTTGATTCAAAATTAACTACGCAATGCGCCAATGAAAAACTTCAATCGCCAAAGGcaacaaatataaattatgtGTCTACAATCAAGACGGCGACAGAATCGAATTTCGAACCAGGGAACGTAGATTTAGATACTCGGATAGCcttaatatttaaaggaaAGACGTTTGGTAATGCACCACCCTTTCTTCAAATGGATAGTAGCGACTCGGACACAGATAAAAAACAGGATGTGTTCTTTGACAATAATTCCGATTCAAACAAGTCAGACAAGAAAATAAAGTCGCTCGAAAGAAAtatgaaatctttaaaacaaCCAAATGGAGCAAGTGATATATCAAGTGACGAAGAAATATTAATGAGAAAGGACAGgtctaaaaacatttttacaagtgaaaaagaaaaaaatgatgaCAATATGTCTTTATCAAGTTTATCTTCCCATGAGGATCCTATCCAGAGTGTATTGGCTTTAGAAGATGAGGAATATAAGAGACCCATTGTGACGTCGTCTTACATGTATCCAAATTCTTCAGATCAAAATCATTTGTATTACCATTCCTCTAGCTATGGACATTATCCTTCCGGTATACCGCCCGACTCTTCTTTTACTAGCCGATTTGCTGCCTACATACAGTCCGATTACTTAAAAGGCGTGGGCTCATTTCATTTTGATTCGTTTGCTGAGCCCTATGACTACCATATGAATAATGTTTCGGACCAGAATGATGGGATTCCCCTAAAGGTCAAAAAGGTTATAAACTATATTGTCGAAGAGCTCAAGCAGATATTAAAAAGAGATGTAAATAAACGCATGATAGAAATAACGGCATTTAAACATTTCGAGACATGGTGGGACGAGCATACATTAAAGTTTAGATCAAAACCCCTAGCCGATATTGCAGATTCAACCACTTCAAATTTCATCAAAGAAACTACACATAACGAGAAGCCACCTGacattaatcatttaattaataCGCAACGGGAAATCACAGATTTTCAAACGTTCTCAAGTGTAAGTTTAAGGGCGGCAATGCCTAAGTTACCATCGTTCCGGCGAATAAGGAAATTGTCTAGTCCTATTCCAGACCTAGGAACTTTTTTGGAAAGAGATCTGAGTGACCAAGAGGAAATGGTACAACGTTCAGACTCAGAAAAGGAAGATTCTAATATGGGAAGCTCTGATACGACAGCCCGCTCAAATTCAAAGAATGAAGTTTCAAACCATGACTCTGATACAAAACCGCAGATAATAGGCCTTAATTCAAAACGAAAAGGCAGTGCTTCAAGCTTTTTTTCCTCTTCTTCCTCATCTAGTGAGTATGAAGGCGacaaatgtggtgaaaaagaaAGGACGAGTGAGGAAGATATTCAAGAGAAACATAATCAAAAAAATCACCACCTacggaaaaaaaatattaagaaaagaAACCGGGGGATTTTAAGAGATAATGAAAGAAACGTATTTACGGACTCCGATGAGTACATGAAACACGACATAAAACAGCGAACAAAAATTAGTAACATTTATTCGGATACTGATGAAGAAAATGAAGATActaaattaaagaatttgttgcCTTCgttacaagaaaacaaaatttcatcTATTCCTTCTGATCTCGAAGATATAAGTAAAGATAGTTGCTGCGAATTGGGCGAGAACGATATAGAACCCACTTATATATCAGAGCAACAAAGTTCgccaaaaacaaatgaagaGCGTCGTCGCTCTCTTACACCTGTTCCGCCACCGGGCTACAATGAAGAGGACATACAAACGATAACTGAGTGTAAACGAAAGTCAGTTTTTGAGTACGATAGAATTTACAGCGACTCTGAAGAAGAGCGAGAGTATCAGGAAAAAAGAAGAAGGAATACTGAGTACATGGCCCAAATTGAAAGAGAATTTTTAGAGGAACAAGAGAAAAAATTCGAAGCTGTTTTGGATAAAAAATTGCCATTGTCTAATCCTGTATCAGAAAACAGAATGTCCTCAATTTATATGAATGAAGGTACATCTACCTTGCAAATTAATTCAGGCTTCacaactttaaataataatataaacattgaAACCGATAAGGATGACGAATCGGACGCCAATAAAAATACTGACATAGTTTTAAATGGCTGCTATCAAATCTGCGAAAATTCAAAGaacgaaacaaaaatatttcaatcaCCAGCTTCTTCAGATGGTGGTTCCAGCCAAGCATCGCAGGCTAGTCAGGTTGCCCTAGAACATTGTTATTCGTTGCCGCCCGACTCTCAGATAGTTCCCTTCGGAGCTATTTCACCTGGACCCTTACACGATAGTAAGACTATGTTGGATCGCAAATCGGATGACATTATAATTGTTGATCAAATATCTAAGTCAGGGCCAGGTAGACCTCGAAAGGATACTATTCGTTctcaaagaaaaaagaaagattCAATCTCGCGGATGCCTAACGTGAAGAATAAAATAGCCCCAATTAAAGATCTTATGACCGAACTGGCACGGAAAGCTGTACATTTTGTACCGTGTGAGGTGTTTAAAGCTCGTGATCAGAATGAGGAAATGGTTATTTTATACACATTTCTAACTAAAGGCATCGATTCAGAAGATATTAACTTCATAAAAATGAGCTATTCGGACCATTTACAAAAGGAGCCATACGC TATGTTTTTAAACAACACCCATTGGATTGATCACTGTACAACAGACAGAGCCTTTTGGCCACCACCACAGAAAAAACGTAGAAAAGATGATGAACTATTGCGTCATAAAACTGGATGTGCTCGAACTGAaggtttttataaattggatTTACGGGAAAAGGCTAAACACAAGTACCATCATGCTAAAGCCAATACTGAAGATTCCCATAGTGAAGACCGAAGTGATGAACCTACAGCACTTACTAATCACCACCATAATAAACTAATATCCAAAATGCAAGGTATTTCCCGCGAAGCGCGCTCAAACCAACGCAGACTTTTGACAGCTTTTGGTTCGATGGGTGAGTCCGAGCTTCTAAAATTTAATCAGCTCAAGTTTCGGAAAAAACAACTTAAGTTTGCGAAATCTGCAATACATGACTGGGGATTATTTGCAATGGAGCCTATAGCTGCAGACGAAATGGTTATTGAATACGTTGGTCAAATGATTAGACCCGTTGTTGCAGATCTAAGGGAAACAAAGTACGAAGCAATTGGAATTGGCAGTTCCTATTTGTTTCGAATAGACATGGAAACTATAATCGATGCTACCAAGTGTGGAAACTTGGCACGATTTATAAATCACAGTTGCAAT cCGAATTGTTATGCAAAGGTCATTACAATTGAGTCTGAAAAGAAGATAGTTATATATTCAAAGCAACCAATTGGAATCAACGAGGAAATTACGTACGATTATAAATTTCCATTGGAAGAAGAAAAAATACCTTGCTTATGTGGTGCTCAAGGATGTCGGGGTACACTTAATTAA
- the LOC108026830 gene encoding histone-lysine N-methyltransferase SETD1 isoform X2: protein MDLRAMQDIRDNTLISTSNSNHVTVLSNTKMPRNFKLLADPQLVKCSARLYRYDGVVPGDPAYSTITPRDPRNPLTRIRARPVDPLLLRIPRFVIDSDYVGQPPAIEVTLVNLNDNIDKQFLSNMLDKCGTSDEINIYHHPTTNKHMGIARIVFESTKGARQFVEKYNQKSVMGKVLNVFCDPFGIILKKTLHNLTNPIVAKPLKGIKMTQQSTLMHVATQDDEFSRMENKAGNLVKCAYTSFQSEIEERARDRNWDRDKERERDRHFKDRSRRSEEQSYDREMREKYQTSVRHERNIYRRRSRDISPEILRNRLFMTKERVRDPDSLPREYCRSRERDSFRESKRSRDKCRDQFREKRGHRYNSSKDRDYREKEIDLNNHRYSKRGSLHEYAETDVRSSTNTKKQYYSGLSGSSLSDESYGFNNYSYSSIENVQTWPDHTRWTAPQSNLQPFLPPPPPPEEEENWDNELDSKLTTQCANEKLQSPKATNINYVSTIKTATESNFEPGNVDLDTRIALIFKGKTFGNAPPFLQMDSSDSDTDKKQDVFFDNNSDSNKSDKKIKSLERNMKSLKQPNGASDISSDEEILMRKDRSKNIFTSEKEKNDDNMSLSSLSSHEDPIQSVLALEDEEYKRPIVTSSYMYPNSSDQNHLYYHSSSYGHYPSGIPPDSSFTSRFAAYIQSDYLKGVGSFHFDSFAEPYDYHMNNVSDQNDGIPLKVKKVINYIVEELKQILKRDVNKRMIEITAFKHFETWWDEHTLKFRSKPLADIADSTTSNFIKETTHNEKPPDINHLINTQREITDFQTFSSVSLRAAMPKLPSFRRIRKLSSPIPDLGTFLERDLSDQEEMVQRSDSEKEDSNMGSSDTTARSNSKNEVSNHDSDTKPQIIGLNSKRKGSASSFFSSSSSSSEYEGDKCGEKERTSEEDIQEKHNQKNHHLRKKNIKKRNRGILRDNERNVFTDSDEYMKHDIKQRTKISNIYSDTDEENEDTKLKNLLPSLQENKISSIPSDLEDISKDSCCELGENDIEPTYISEQQSSPKTNEERRRSLTPVPPPGYNEEDIQTITECKRKSVFEYDRIYSDSEEEREYQEKRRRNTEYMAQIEREFLEEQEKKFEAVLDKKLPLSNPVSENRMSSIYMNEGTSTLQINSGFTTLNNNINIETDKDDESDANKNTDIVLNGCYQICENSKNETKIFQSPASSDGGSSQASQASQVALEHCYSLPPDSQIVPFGAISPGPLHDSKTMLDRKSDDIIIVDQISKSGPGRPRKDTIRSQRKKKDSISRMPNVKNKIAPIKDLMTELARKAVHFVPCEVFKARDQNEEMVILYTFLTKGIDSEDINFIKMSYSDHLQKEPYAMFLNNTHWIDHCTTDRAFWPPPQKKRRKDDELLRHKTGCARTEGFYKLDLREKAKHKYHHAKANTEDSHSEDRSDEPTALTNHHHNKLISKMQGISREARSNQRRLLTAFGSMGESELLKFNQLKFRKKQLKFAKSAIHDWGLFAMEPIAADEMVIEYVGQMIRPVVADLRETKYEAIGIGSSYLFRIDMETIIDATKCGNLARFINHSCNPNCYAKVITIESEKKIVIYSKQPIGINEEITYDYKFPLEEEKIPCLCGAQGCRGTLN, encoded by the exons ATGGACTTGAGAGCT ATGCAGGACATTCGTGATAATACCCTCATCAGCACTTCCAACAGCAACCATGTTACGGTTCTGTCCAACACGAAAATGCCCcgcaattttaaactattagCTGATCCGCAGTTGGTAAAATGTAGCGCCAGACTATACCGTTACGATGGCGTTGTGCCCGGAGACCCGGCCTAttcaacaataacaccaaGGGATCCGCGGAATCCACTAACTCGCATACGTGCCAGGCCAGTTGATCCACTTTTACTTCGTATTCCTAG ATTTGTCATTGATTCAGACTATGTGGGGCAGCCACCTGCAATCGAAGTTACTCTggttaatttaaatgataacATCGACAAGCAGTTTCTTTCTAACATGTTGGACAAGTGTGGTACCTccgatgaaataaatatttaccatCATCCAACTACAAATAAACATATGGGTATTGCTCGTATAGTGTTTGAAAGTACAAAGGGAGCAAGGCAGTTTGTTGAGAAATACAATCAAAAATCGGTAATGGGAAAG GTCTTAAATGTGTTTTGCGACCCTTTTggtataattttaaagaaaacgcTTCATAATCTTACAAATCCTATTGTGGCAAAACCATTGAAAGGAATTAAAATGACGCAACAGTCGACTTTAATGCATGTTGCTACCCAAGATGACGAATTTAGCCGAATGGAAAACAAAGCTGGAAATCTAGTAAAATGTGCATACACCTCCTTTCAAAGTGAAATAGAAGAGCGCGCACGGGATCGAAACTGGGATCGCGATAAGGAAAGGGAAAGAGATCGCCACTTTAAGGATAGGAGTCGACGCTCAGAAGAGCAAAGTTATGATCGTGAAATGCGAGAAAAGTACCAAACCTCTGTAAGACATGAACGTAATATCTACCGTCGGCGCTCTAGAGATATAAGCCCAGAAATTCTGCGTAATAGATTGTTCATGACAAAGGAAAGAGTTAGAGACCCAGATTCACTTCCGCGCGAGTATTGTCGTTCCAGGGAACGAGATTCATTTCGTGAATCTAAAAGGTCTCGTGACAAATGCCGAGACCAATTCAGAGAAAAAAGAGGACATCGTTATAATTCATCAAAAGATCGAGATTATCGCGAAAAAGAAATCGATCTTAACAACCATAGGTATTCTAAGCGCGGTTCCCTACATGAATATGCAGAGACTGATGTTAGAAGCTcaacaaacacaaaaaaacaatACTATTCCGGACTTTCAGGTTCCAGTTTGTCTGATGAAAGTTACGGATTTAATAATTATTCTTACTCTTCGATCGAAAATGTTCAGACATGGCCAGACCATACAAGATGGACAGCTCCACAGTCAAACCTCCAGCCTTTTCTGCCTCCTCCACCACCTCCAGAAGAGGAAGAAAATTGGGATAATGAACTTGATTCAAAATTAACTACGCAATGCGCCAATGAAAAACTTCAATCGCCAAAGGcaacaaatataaattatgtGTCTACAATCAAGACGGCGACAGAATCGAATTTCGAACCAGGGAACGTAGATTTAGATACTCGGATAGCcttaatatttaaaggaaAGACGTTTGGTAATGCACCACCCTTTCTTCAAATGGATAGTAGCGACTCGGACACAGATAAAAAACAGGATGTGTTCTTTGACAATAATTCCGATTCAAACAAGTCAGACAAGAAAATAAAGTCGCTCGAAAGAAAtatgaaatctttaaaacaaCCAAATGGAGCAAGTGATATATCAAGTGACGAAGAAATATTAATGAGAAAGGACAGgtctaaaaacatttttacaagtgaaaaagaaaaaaatgatgaCAATATGTCTTTATCAAGTTTATCTTCCCATGAGGATCCTATCCAGAGTGTATTGGCTTTAGAAGATGAGGAATATAAGAGACCCATTGTGACGTCGTCTTACATGTATCCAAATTCTTCAGATCAAAATCATTTGTATTACCATTCCTCTAGCTATGGACATTATCCTTCCGGTATACCGCCCGACTCTTCTTTTACTAGCCGATTTGCTGCCTACATACAGTCCGATTACTTAAAAGGCGTGGGCTCATTTCATTTTGATTCGTTTGCTGAGCCCTATGACTACCATATGAATAATGTTTCGGACCAGAATGATGGGATTCCCCTAAAGGTCAAAAAGGTTATAAACTATATTGTCGAAGAGCTCAAGCAGATATTAAAAAGAGATGTAAATAAACGCATGATAGAAATAACGGCATTTAAACATTTCGAGACATGGTGGGACGAGCATACATTAAAGTTTAGATCAAAACCCCTAGCCGATATTGCAGATTCAACCACTTCAAATTTCATCAAAGAAACTACACATAACGAGAAGCCACCTGacattaatcatttaattaataCGCAACGGGAAATCACAGATTTTCAAACGTTCTCAAGTGTAAGTTTAAGGGCGGCAATGCCTAAGTTACCATCGTTCCGGCGAATAAGGAAATTGTCTAGTCCTATTCCAGACCTAGGAACTTTTTTGGAAAGAGATCTGAGTGACCAAGAGGAAATGGTACAACGTTCAGACTCAGAAAAGGAAGATTCTAATATGGGAAGCTCTGATACGACAGCCCGCTCAAATTCAAAGAATGAAGTTTCAAACCATGACTCTGATACAAAACCGCAGATAATAGGCCTTAATTCAAAACGAAAAGGCAGTGCTTCAAGCTTTTTTTCCTCTTCTTCCTCATCTAGTGAGTATGAAGGCGacaaatgtggtgaaaaagaaAGGACGAGTGAGGAAGATATTCAAGAGAAACATAATCAAAAAAATCACCACCTacggaaaaaaaatattaagaaaagaAACCGGGGGATTTTAAGAGATAATGAAAGAAACGTATTTACGGACTCCGATGAGTACATGAAACACGACATAAAACAGCGAACAAAAATTAGTAACATTTATTCGGATACTGATGAAGAAAATGAAGATActaaattaaagaatttgttgcCTTCgttacaagaaaacaaaatttcatcTATTCCTTCTGATCTCGAAGATATAAGTAAAGATAGTTGCTGCGAATTGGGCGAGAACGATATAGAACCCACTTATATATCAGAGCAACAAAGTTCgccaaaaacaaatgaagaGCGTCGTCGCTCTCTTACACCTGTTCCGCCACCGGGCTACAATGAAGAGGACATACAAACGATAACTGAGTGTAAACGAAAGTCAGTTTTTGAGTACGATAGAATTTACAGCGACTCTGAAGAAGAGCGAGAGTATCAGGAAAAAAGAAGAAGGAATACTGAGTACATGGCCCAAATTGAAAGAGAATTTTTAGAGGAACAAGAGAAAAAATTCGAAGCTGTTTTGGATAAAAAATTGCCATTGTCTAATCCTGTATCAGAAAACAGAATGTCCTCAATTTATATGAATGAAGGTACATCTACCTTGCAAATTAATTCAGGCTTCacaactttaaataataatataaacattgaAACCGATAAGGATGACGAATCGGACGCCAATAAAAATACTGACATAGTTTTAAATGGCTGCTATCAAATCTGCGAAAATTCAAAGaacgaaacaaaaatatttcaatcaCCAGCTTCTTCAGATGGTGGTTCCAGCCAAGCATCGCAGGCTAGTCAGGTTGCCCTAGAACATTGTTATTCGTTGCCGCCCGACTCTCAGATAGTTCCCTTCGGAGCTATTTCACCTGGACCCTTACACGATAGTAAGACTATGTTGGATCGCAAATCGGATGACATTATAATTGTTGATCAAATATCTAAGTCAGGGCCAGGTAGACCTCGAAAGGATACTATTCGTTctcaaagaaaaaagaaagattCAATCTCGCGGATGCCTAACGTGAAGAATAAAATAGCCCCAATTAAAGATCTTATGACCGAACTGGCACGGAAAGCTGTACATTTTGTACCGTGTGAGGTGTTTAAAGCTCGTGATCAGAATGAGGAAATGGTTATTTTATACACATTTCTAACTAAAGGCATCGATTCAGAAGATATTAACTTCATAAAAATGAGCTATTCGGACCATTTACAAAAGGAGCCATACGC TATGTTTTTAAACAACACCCATTGGATTGATCACTGTACAACAGACAGAGCCTTTTGGCCACCACCACAGAAAAAACGTAGAAAAGATGATGAACTATTGCGTCATAAAACTGGATGTGCTCGAACTGAaggtttttataaattggatTTACGGGAAAAGGCTAAACACAAGTACCATCATGCTAAAGCCAATACTGAAGATTCCCATAGTGAAGACCGAAGTGATGAACCTACAGCACTTACTAATCACCACCATAATAAACTAATATCCAAAATGCAAGGTATTTCCCGCGAAGCGCGCTCAAACCAACGCAGACTTTTGACAGCTTTTGGTTCGATGGGTGAGTCCGAGCTTCTAAAATTTAATCAGCTCAAGTTTCGGAAAAAACAACTTAAGTTTGCGAAATCTGCAATACATGACTGGGGATTATTTGCAATGGAGCCTATAGCTGCAGACGAAATGGTTATTGAATACGTTGGTCAAATGATTAGACCCGTTGTTGCAGATCTAAGGGAAACAAAGTACGAAGCAATTGGAATTGGCAGTTCCTATTTGTTTCGAATAGACATGGAAACTATAATCGATGCTACCAAGTGTGGAAACTTGGCACGATTTATAAATCACAGTTGCAAT cCGAATTGTTATGCAAAGGTCATTACAATTGAGTCTGAAAAGAAGATAGTTATATATTCAAAGCAACCAATTGGAATCAACGAGGAAATTACGTACGATTATAAATTTCCATTGGAAGAAGAAAAAATACCTTGCTTATGTGGTGCTCAAGGATGTCGGGGTACACTTAATTAA